A part of Aquibium oceanicum genomic DNA contains:
- the cysD gene encoding sulfate adenylyltransferase subunit CysD encodes MSLVASHLQRLEAESIHIMREVAATMSKPVMLYSIGKDSAVMLHLAMKAFHPGKPPFPLLHVDTTWKFREMIAFRDRMAADLGFDLLVHINEEGVKEGIGPFTHGSNTHTHIMKTVALRQALDRYGFDAAFGGARRDEEKSRAKERIFSFRDGQHGWDPKNQRPEMWNIYNTRVAPGESIRVFPLSNWTELDIWQYILQENIPIVPLYFAKERPVIERDGMLIMVDDDRMKLLPGETVQNRKVRFRTLGCYPLTGAIDSEAETLEEIVEEMLVARTSERQGRMIDRDEAGSMEKKKREGYF; translated from the coding sequence ATGTCCCTGGTGGCCTCCCACCTGCAGCGCCTCGAAGCGGAATCCATCCACATCATGCGTGAGGTGGCGGCGACGATGTCGAAGCCGGTCATGCTCTATTCGATCGGCAAGGATTCGGCCGTCATGCTGCATCTGGCCATGAAGGCCTTCCATCCGGGCAAGCCGCCCTTTCCGCTGCTGCACGTCGACACGACCTGGAAGTTCCGGGAGATGATCGCCTTTCGCGACCGGATGGCCGCCGATCTCGGCTTCGATCTTCTGGTCCACATCAACGAGGAAGGCGTCAAGGAAGGCATCGGCCCGTTCACGCACGGGTCCAACACCCACACCCACATCATGAAGACGGTGGCGCTGCGCCAGGCGCTCGACCGATACGGCTTCGACGCCGCCTTCGGCGGGGCCAGGCGCGACGAGGAGAAGAGCCGGGCCAAGGAGCGCATCTTCTCCTTCCGCGACGGCCAGCACGGCTGGGACCCGAAGAACCAGCGGCCGGAGATGTGGAACATCTACAACACCCGCGTCGCCCCCGGCGAATCGATCCGTGTCTTCCCGCTGTCCAACTGGACCGAACTCGACATCTGGCAGTACATCCTGCAGGAGAACATCCCGATCGTTCCCCTCTATTTCGCGAAGGAGCGCCCGGTGATCGAGCGCGACGGCATGCTGATCATGGTCGACGACGACCGGATGAAGCTGCTGCCGGGCGAGACCGTGCAGAACCGCAAGGTCCGCTTCCGCACGCTGGGCTGCTATCCGCTGACCGGGGCGATCGATTCCGAGGCCGAGACGCTGGAGGAGATCGTCGAGGAGATGCTGGTCGCCCGCACCTCCGAGCGGCAGGGCCGCATGATCGACCGCGACGAGGCCGGGTCGATGGAAAAGAAGAAGCGCGAGGGCTATTTCTGA
- a CDS encoding dipeptidase: MSKTAGPLMIDLLGGAVGLLTPPADEPLAYGRKLLDGGLSAVNLTMALYARDIKPVLVEFFDYQNLFAEAPHMLLHVKTTEDILEARRSGRLGIIQGVQGLHFIEDQTPYIQILATLGLRVAALTYNESTQFGAGCLEPVDDGLTLLGRRAVRELNRCGILIDVSHAGERTSLEIAEMSETPVAATHSNAKALVPSGRNLTDPQIKAFAAGGGVIGISPYSPFCGTEARPTLDDVLKHFRYVADLVGPEHVAIGTDFFPHSKIKWENGTRRMYPEMVGPYVFETLYAEGLAGHADLPHLPQALEKAGFSGPEVEGICGGNAMRVLKAAWGA; this comes from the coding sequence ATGAGCAAGACCGCCGGCCCCCTGATGATTGACCTTCTTGGCGGAGCAGTCGGGCTGCTCACGCCTCCCGCCGACGAGCCGCTCGCCTATGGCCGCAAACTGCTCGATGGCGGTCTTTCCGCCGTCAACCTGACTATGGCGCTCTATGCGCGCGACATTAAGCCGGTGCTGGTCGAGTTCTTCGACTACCAGAACCTTTTCGCAGAAGCGCCGCACATGCTCCTCCACGTGAAGACAACGGAGGACATTCTCGAAGCGCGGCGCTCCGGGCGTCTCGGCATCATCCAGGGAGTGCAGGGGCTGCATTTCATCGAGGACCAGACGCCCTATATCCAGATTCTCGCGACGCTCGGCCTTCGGGTCGCGGCGCTCACCTACAACGAAAGCACGCAGTTCGGTGCCGGCTGCCTCGAACCCGTCGACGACGGGCTCACGCTCCTGGGGCGGCGGGCGGTTCGCGAACTGAACCGGTGCGGCATCCTGATCGACGTGTCGCATGCGGGCGAGCGCACCAGCCTGGAAATCGCGGAAATGAGCGAGACGCCCGTTGCCGCGACCCATTCGAACGCCAAGGCTCTGGTGCCGTCGGGCCGCAACCTGACAGACCCTCAGATCAAGGCGTTTGCCGCAGGCGGCGGCGTCATCGGAATTTCGCCATACTCACCGTTCTGCGGGACCGAGGCGCGCCCGACGCTCGACGACGTGCTCAAGCACTTCCGCTACGTCGCCGACCTCGTCGGACCCGAGCACGTTGCGATCGGCACCGACTTCTTCCCGCACTCCAAGATCAAGTGGGAGAACGGCACGCGCCGCATGTATCCCGAAATGGTCGGCCCCTACGTCTTCGAAACCCTCTATGCCGAAGGGCTCGCCGGGCATGCCGATCTGCCGCATCTCCCTCAGGCGCTGGAGAAGGCAGGCTTCAGCGGTCCGGAGGTCGAAGGAATCTGCGGCGGCAATGCCATGCGGGTCCTGAAGGCGGCGTGGGGGGCCTGA
- a CDS encoding TRAP transporter large permease: protein MIALVVLLLFLLLLGWLWLSGASVDVDIWPILALCFLFGGFLAAGVYIAATLGVLGVVTGFVFSDRPFYNFLGATAWTTSSNYVLIALPLFLLMGEFLLRSGVSTKLYRALNLWLNRLPGGLLHTNIVSCAAFSAMSGSSIATAATMGSVALPQFEDTAYDKKVVLGSLAAGGALGSLIPPSTLLIIYALLTNTSAGALYTAAILPALLVTVLCLLVILIHGLRHPLPRSEIRIPLKEKLKGTVGIIPTVLLICLVLGTIYGGLATPTEAAAFGVVGAVFFAAIEGKLTLRTINESVLAAARSTAMVGLILIGAFVLNFVLTTLRVPQSMAAFVVDLPLPGWSIMLVIVLVYIAMGTVMEGFSMIVTTIPVIFPIVIQLGYDPIWFGVMITLLVEIALITPPDGTVMYVLQGLRKSGPITDIFQGVLPFVGAYFAAIILLLIFPGMALVLL, encoded by the coding sequence ATGATCGCGCTCGTCGTCCTCCTGCTTTTCCTCCTGCTTTTGGGATGGCTCTGGTTGAGCGGCGCGTCGGTGGACGTCGACATCTGGCCGATCCTGGCCCTCTGCTTCCTGTTCGGAGGATTCCTGGCAGCCGGCGTCTACATTGCCGCGACGCTGGGCGTGCTGGGCGTCGTCACCGGCTTCGTGTTCTCGGACCGGCCGTTCTACAACTTCCTCGGCGCGACCGCTTGGACCACCTCGTCCAACTACGTGCTGATCGCGCTGCCGCTGTTTCTTCTCATGGGCGAGTTCCTTTTGCGGTCGGGCGTCTCGACGAAGCTCTACCGCGCGCTGAACCTGTGGCTCAACCGGCTGCCGGGCGGCCTTCTGCATACCAACATCGTCTCCTGCGCGGCGTTCTCCGCCATGTCGGGGTCCTCGATCGCAACGGCGGCGACGATGGGGTCGGTGGCACTGCCGCAGTTCGAGGACACCGCCTACGACAAGAAGGTCGTTCTCGGCTCGCTCGCGGCCGGCGGCGCGCTCGGAAGCCTGATCCCGCCGAGCACGCTGCTCATCATATACGCGTTGCTGACCAACACCTCGGCGGGCGCGCTCTACACGGCCGCGATCCTGCCGGCACTGCTGGTGACGGTCCTTTGCCTGCTGGTCATCCTCATCCACGGCCTGCGCCATCCGCTGCCGAGGTCGGAGATCAGGATACCGTTGAAGGAGAAGCTGAAGGGCACGGTGGGGATCATCCCGACCGTTCTCCTGATCTGCCTCGTGCTCGGGACGATCTATGGCGGCCTGGCCACGCCGACGGAGGCCGCGGCGTTCGGGGTGGTCGGCGCGGTGTTCTTCGCGGCCATCGAAGGAAAGCTCACGCTTAGAACCATCAACGAGAGCGTTCTCGCGGCCGCGCGCAGCACGGCGATGGTGGGGCTGATCCTGATCGGCGCCTTCGTGCTGAACTTCGTCCTGACGACCCTGCGGGTGCCGCAGTCTATGGCGGCCTTCGTGGTCGACCTGCCGCTGCCCGGCTGGTCGATCATGCTGGTCATCGTGCTGGTCTACATCGCGATGGGCACGGTCATGGAAGGCTTTTCGATGATCGTGACGACCATCCCGGTGATCTTCCCTATCGTCATCCAGCTTGGCTACGACCCGATCTGGTTCGGCGTGATGATCACGCTCCTGGTCGAGATCGCTCTCATAACGCCTCCGGACGGAACCGTGATGTACGTCCTGCAGGGCCTACGCAAGAGCGGTCCGATCACCGACATCTTCCAGGGAGTGCTGCCGTTCGTGGGAGCCTACTTCGCCGCGATCATCCTCCTGCTGATCTTCCCGGGCATGGCGCTGGTGCTGCTGTGA
- a CDS encoding TRAP transporter small permease, whose translation MNGALQITVGIRRLLEVALHAMALMAGWAYFATAGFITLDVIARAFFGVSSGATTEISGYLLAFGISWSLAHTLAERAHIRIDLMLNKAPLSVRVWLHLFALLALVALVTILCWSAVNVIEETLLFDAHDLSALRIPMIVPQGLWSFGLFMLAVFAIALTAEVVLLLALRRPEEIDELMRPHNSQDESAEAIRAVGGDRR comes from the coding sequence GTGAACGGGGCGCTCCAAATCACCGTCGGCATCCGGCGGCTGCTAGAAGTCGCGCTGCACGCGATGGCGCTGATGGCCGGGTGGGCCTATTTCGCGACGGCCGGCTTCATCACCCTCGACGTGATCGCACGCGCCTTCTTCGGCGTTTCGTCGGGGGCGACGACGGAAATCTCGGGCTATCTGCTCGCATTCGGCATCAGCTGGTCGCTGGCGCACACGCTCGCCGAGCGGGCGCACATCCGGATCGATCTTATGCTCAACAAGGCGCCACTTTCGGTACGGGTCTGGCTTCACCTGTTCGCCCTGCTCGCGCTTGTGGCGCTGGTGACGATCCTCTGCTGGTCGGCGGTAAACGTCATCGAGGAGACGCTCCTCTTCGATGCGCACGACCTCTCGGCGCTGCGCATTCCGATGATCGTTCCGCAAGGGCTCTGGAGTTTCGGTCTCTTCATGCTGGCTGTCTTCGCGATCGCGCTGACGGCGGAAGTGGTGCTGCTCCTCGCTCTGCGAAGGCCGGAAGAGATCGACGAACTCATGCGCCCGCACAATTCGCAGGACGAATCGGCGGAGGCGATCCGCGCGGTCGGAGGAGACCGCCGATGA
- the cysQ gene encoding 3'(2'),5'-bisphosphate nucleotidase CysQ: MSDTARNDGAILALFEELALKAGKAIMEVYDAGFVTDTKADSSPVTEADRAAEKIILAGLRDRLEGVVCVAEEEISAGTVPGDLGSEFILIDPLDGTKEFIGRKSDFTVNIALVRDGKPVIGVVFAPARGDIYSGRPSHATHGRVSRSFAIEETEEMSVRAAATPPKVVASRSHRTPETDTFIEKFPGAETVSVGSSLKFCLLASGEADLYPRFGRTMEWDTAAGDAVLRAAGGATRLTDGGAFVYGKRKQAEDVDFANPWFVAVGDAALLGSIGGG; encoded by the coding sequence ATGAGCGACACCGCACGAAACGACGGGGCGATCCTGGCGCTGTTCGAAGAACTGGCGCTCAAGGCCGGCAAGGCGATCATGGAGGTCTACGATGCGGGCTTCGTGACCGACACGAAGGCTGATTCCTCGCCGGTGACCGAAGCCGACCGCGCGGCCGAGAAGATCATCCTCGCCGGACTGCGCGACAGGCTGGAAGGCGTCGTCTGCGTCGCCGAGGAAGAGATCTCGGCCGGCACGGTGCCGGGCGATCTGGGCTCCGAATTCATCCTGATCGACCCGCTCGACGGAACGAAGGAGTTCATCGGGCGCAAGTCGGACTTCACCGTAAACATCGCCCTGGTTCGCGATGGAAAGCCGGTGATCGGCGTGGTCTTCGCCCCGGCGCGCGGGGACATCTATTCCGGCCGTCCGAGTCATGCGACCCACGGCCGCGTCTCCAGGTCCTTCGCGATCGAGGAGACCGAGGAAATGTCGGTGCGCGCCGCCGCCACTCCTCCGAAGGTCGTCGCCAGTCGGTCGCACCGAACGCCGGAGACCGACACCTTCATCGAAAAGTTCCCGGGCGCGGAAACCGTCTCGGTCGGATCGTCGCTGAAGTTCTGCCTGCTCGCGAGCGGCGAGGCCGATCTCTATCCGCGCTTCGGCCGCACGATGGAGTGGGACACGGCGGCGGGCGACGCGGTGCTGCGCGCGGCGGGCGGGGCGACGCGCCTGACCGACGGCGGGGCTTTCGTCTACGGCAAGCGCAAGCAGGCCGAAGACGTTGATTTCGCCAACCCATGGTTCGTGGCGGTAGGCGATGCGGCCCTGCTGGGCTCGATCGGCGGCGGTTGA
- a CDS encoding hydantoinase/oxoprolinase family protein, which translates to MTSAATWNVGIDVGGTFTDIAAVNGGDGRMEVLKLPSSPSDPAQAMLEGLSRLAERIGVTGAAFTRVAHGTTVATNALIQGRGARLAIVTTRGFRDVLEIGRQTRPLMFDFHTDSPPPLVPRDRRIEVDERILADGSIHREPTEDEIARVVEAVASSGADACAVCLIHSYRNPDHEARIGAALQARIPNLFLSLSHEVHPEFREFERFSTTSINGFVQPEMAGYLARLRAGLKANGCGAEIGINQSSGGLMPLSRAAQLPVRTTLSGPAAGIVGVLETLGDSSVGNFITLDMGGTSADVSLVRGFKPTFTSEREIEGRPVKVSSIDINAVGAGGGSIAWIDTDGLMKVGPQSAGAVPGPACYGKGGDRPTVSDANLVLGRLPAVLIDGEMRLDEKAAAAAIGGLAADLGLPMQETALGIIEIVNATMVRAIRQISVERGIDPEGFDLVAFGGAGPLHGAEVARALGIRRVIVPARPGLLCAQGLLNAPLREDYVVAVGKRLDPAGMDALSDGIAALAAKSAAWFRSLEGEGAVAYFADLRFVGQNYELRVEVETPTDEARLRAAFVARHRQMYGHADADASIEIVALRAEAILPLDGGQWHPAPSAHGEPESVGKRAVVFDARGNIEAAIYRREAIGPGDRIEGPAVIEQTDSTVLVGPGDRLSADDRGNLVMEVA; encoded by the coding sequence ATGACGAGCGCCGCGACCTGGAATGTCGGCATAGACGTGGGTGGGACATTCACCGACATCGCCGCGGTCAACGGCGGTGACGGTCGAATGGAGGTCCTCAAGCTGCCGTCCTCGCCCTCTGATCCGGCGCAGGCCATGCTCGAGGGGCTGTCGCGGCTGGCAGAGCGGATCGGGGTCACGGGCGCGGCCTTCACGCGTGTCGCGCACGGAACGACGGTCGCGACCAACGCCCTCATCCAGGGGCGCGGGGCGCGGCTTGCCATCGTCACCACCCGCGGGTTTCGCGACGTGCTCGAGATCGGGCGGCAAACACGCCCCCTCATGTTCGATTTCCACACCGACAGTCCTCCGCCGCTGGTTCCGCGGGACCGCCGGATCGAGGTAGACGAACGCATCCTCGCGGACGGGTCGATCCATCGCGAACCGACTGAGGACGAGATCGCCCGCGTCGTCGAAGCGGTCGCGTCGTCTGGAGCCGACGCCTGCGCGGTGTGCCTCATTCACTCCTACCGGAACCCCGACCACGAAGCCCGCATCGGCGCCGCGCTCCAGGCGCGGATACCGAACCTCTTCCTTTCCCTCTCCCACGAGGTCCATCCGGAATTCCGCGAGTTCGAGCGGTTCTCGACGACCTCGATCAACGGCTTCGTCCAGCCCGAGATGGCCGGCTACCTGGCCCGCCTCCGTGCAGGGCTCAAGGCGAACGGGTGCGGGGCGGAGATCGGCATCAACCAGTCGTCGGGCGGGCTGATGCCGCTTAGCCGCGCGGCGCAATTGCCGGTACGAACGACGCTGTCGGGTCCGGCCGCCGGCATCGTCGGTGTCCTGGAAACGCTCGGCGACAGTTCGGTAGGTAATTTCATCACCCTCGACATGGGCGGGACGTCGGCCGACGTGAGCCTGGTGCGCGGATTCAAGCCGACCTTCACGTCGGAGCGCGAGATCGAGGGACGTCCCGTCAAGGTGTCGTCTATCGACATCAATGCCGTCGGCGCTGGCGGCGGGTCGATCGCCTGGATCGATACCGACGGCCTCATGAAGGTCGGGCCGCAGAGTGCGGGCGCGGTGCCGGGACCGGCCTGCTACGGGAAGGGCGGCGATCGCCCGACCGTCTCCGACGCCAATCTCGTGCTCGGTCGATTGCCGGCGGTGCTGATCGACGGCGAGATGCGGCTCGACGAAAAGGCCGCCGCCGCCGCCATCGGCGGGCTCGCGGCCGATCTTGGTCTGCCGATGCAGGAAACCGCGCTCGGCATCATCGAAATCGTCAATGCGACGATGGTCCGCGCGATCCGGCAGATCTCGGTGGAGCGGGGGATCGATCCGGAGGGGTTCGATCTCGTCGCCTTCGGCGGTGCAGGCCCGCTTCACGGGGCGGAAGTTGCCCGCGCGCTGGGCATTCGCAGGGTGATCGTCCCGGCCCGTCCCGGACTGCTGTGCGCCCAGGGTCTGCTGAATGCTCCCTTGCGGGAGGACTACGTGGTGGCGGTCGGAAAGCGGCTCGATCCGGCGGGCATGGACGCGCTTTCCGACGGCATCGCAGCGCTCGCCGCAAAGTCAGCCGCATGGTTTCGCTCGCTCGAAGGGGAGGGCGCGGTCGCCTATTTCGCCGATCTTCGCTTCGTCGGGCAGAACTACGAACTGCGCGTCGAAGTCGAGACCCCGACCGATGAGGCCAGGCTCCGCGCCGCCTTCGTCGCCCGTCATCGCCAGATGTACGGCCATGCGGACGCGGACGCCTCCATCGAAATCGTGGCGCTTCGCGCGGAGGCGATCCTGCCATTGGACGGCGGTCAATGGCATCCGGCCCCGTCCGCGCACGGCGAACCAGAGAGCGTCGGCAAACGGGCCGTCGTCTTCGATGCGCGCGGGAACATAGAAGCGGCGATCTATCGGCGGGAGGCGATCGGGCCGGGCGACCGCATCGAGGGGCCAGCCGTCATCGAACAGACGGATTCCACAGTGCTGGTGGGCCCCGGCGATCGGCTCAGCGCCGATGATCGCGGCAATCTCGTGATGGAGGTCGCCTGA
- the cysN gene encoding sulfate adenylyltransferase subunit CysN, with translation MNDSATLAAGVPSELRAYLAEQENKSLLRFLTCGSVDDGKSTLIGRLLYDTKLIFEDQLAALEKDSKKHGTTGEDIDFALLVDGLEAEREQGITIDVAYRFFATTKRKFIVADTPGHEQYTRNMATGASTADLAIVLVDARSGILRQTRRHSFIASLLGIRQIVLAVNKIDLVGYDREVFGRIAEEYLEFARDLGFEAIVPIPISARYGDNVTTRSTNMAWYSGPTLLDHLEQVPVGHVEAEKPFRFPVQYVNRPNLDFRGFSGTIASGTVSKGDPVVVAKSGKASKVARIVTHGGDRESAAAGDAVTIVLADEIDVSRGNMLVAPAARPHVADQFTADVIWFDEHPLMPGRTYILRTQSDQCAASVTTLKHRIDVNTFAHEAAKSLELNEIGSCNISTQQPVAFDIYSDDRATGAFILIDRMTNRTVGAGLIRHPLRRASNVHWQALDIDKQARALQKHQKPVALWFTGLSGSGKSTVANLLEKKLHAEGRHTYILDGDNIRHGLNRDLGFTEEDRVENIRRVAETARLMVDAGLIVLVSFISPFRAERRMARELLGEGEFVEIFVDTPFEECARRDPKGLYAKALKGEITNFTGVDSPYEAPENAEIHLKTSGRTPEDLAEEIGTWLNDKGIA, from the coding sequence ATGAACGACAGCGCCACGCTGGCCGCCGGGGTTCCCTCGGAGCTCCGCGCCTATCTCGCCGAGCAGGAGAACAAGTCGCTCCTGCGCTTCCTCACCTGCGGATCGGTGGACGACGGCAAGTCGACGCTGATCGGGCGGCTGCTCTACGACACCAAGCTGATCTTCGAGGACCAGCTGGCGGCGCTCGAGAAGGATTCGAAGAAGCACGGCACCACCGGCGAGGACATCGATTTCGCATTGCTGGTCGACGGACTGGAGGCCGAGCGCGAACAGGGCATCACCATCGACGTCGCCTACCGCTTCTTCGCCACCACGAAGCGCAAGTTCATCGTCGCCGACACGCCGGGCCACGAGCAGTACACGCGCAACATGGCGACCGGCGCCTCGACGGCCGACCTGGCGATCGTGCTGGTCGACGCCCGCAGCGGCATCCTGCGCCAGACGCGCCGGCACTCCTTCATCGCCTCGCTGCTCGGCATCCGCCAGATCGTGCTCGCGGTGAACAAGATCGACCTCGTCGGCTACGACCGGGAGGTCTTCGGCCGGATCGCCGAGGAGTATCTCGAGTTCGCAAGGGACCTTGGCTTCGAGGCGATCGTGCCGATCCCGATCTCGGCCCGCTATGGCGACAACGTCACCACCCGTTCCACCAACATGGCCTGGTATTCCGGCCCGACGCTGCTCGACCATCTCGAACAGGTGCCGGTCGGGCATGTCGAGGCGGAAAAGCCGTTCCGCTTCCCGGTGCAGTACGTCAACCGCCCGAACCTCGACTTCCGCGGCTTCAGCGGCACGATCGCCTCCGGCACGGTTTCGAAGGGCGATCCGGTGGTGGTGGCGAAGTCCGGCAAGGCGTCGAAGGTCGCGCGCATCGTCACCCATGGCGGCGACCGCGAGAGTGCCGCCGCCGGCGACGCCGTGACGATCGTGCTTGCGGACGAGATCGACGTGTCGCGCGGCAACATGCTGGTCGCTCCCGCGGCGCGCCCGCACGTGGCGGACCAGTTCACCGCCGACGTCATCTGGTTCGACGAGCATCCGCTGATGCCGGGACGCACCTACATCCTGCGCACCCAGAGCGACCAGTGCGCCGCCTCGGTGACGACGCTCAAGCATCGGATCGACGTCAACACCTTCGCCCACGAGGCGGCGAAGTCGCTGGAGCTCAACGAGATCGGCTCGTGCAACATCTCCACGCAGCAGCCGGTCGCCTTCGACATCTATTCGGACGACCGCGCCACCGGCGCCTTCATCCTGATCGACCGGATGACCAACCGCACGGTGGGCGCCGGACTGATCCGTCATCCGCTGCGGCGTGCCTCCAACGTCCACTGGCAGGCGCTCGACATCGACAAGCAGGCGCGGGCGCTGCAGAAGCACCAGAAGCCGGTGGCGCTGTGGTTCACCGGGCTGTCCGGCTCCGGCAAGTCGACCGTGGCGAACCTTCTGGAGAAGAAGCTGCACGCGGAGGGTCGCCACACCTACATCCTCGACGGCGACAACATCCGCCACGGGCTCAACCGCGACCTCGGCTTCACCGAGGAGGACCGGGTGGAAAACATCCGCCGCGTGGCCGAGACCGCCCGGCTGATGGTCGACGCGGGCCTGATCGTGCTCGTCTCCTTCATCTCACCCTTCCGGGCGGAGCGGCGCATGGCGCGCGAACTCTTGGGCGAAGGCGAGTTCGTCGAGATCTTCGTCGACACGCCCTTCGAGGAATGCGCCCGGCGCGACCCCAAGGGGCTCTATGCCAAGGCGCTGAAGGGCGAGATCACCAACTTCACCGGCGTCGATTCGCCCTACGAGGCGCCCGAGAACGCCGAAATCCACCTCAAGACCTCCGGCCGCACGCCCGAAGACCTCGCCGAGGAGATTGGCACCTGGCTGAACGACAAGGGAATCGCCTGA
- a CDS encoding M24 family metallopeptidase: MLFNRPRAERVMEREGLDALLLADPRTFIYATDFPVPSTFSFLDRPFLALVFGDRDHTAAVVPSWDFEDMKRRSWVPEILGYTEFATDMDGDLLPSWKAALDRLLPASARVGFEERYLPAWILSAIGELRPNLRLVPAQAAIRDIRSVKTPDEIARIRVATTAMEEAVGDMFAATRDGVTETRLGRVYAAGVAARGCENIANFVLGFGPGGAVSHAVPGERKLRAGDAIRFDLGARYQGYHADTAVTRMWKSMSTEQENLYLGCLDSQRAAAELLRAGRPVRELYDAAIRVARKRIPTFRMEHVGHGLGVEHHESPPLIGGGEAVLEADMVINVETLFLDPEHGGFAIEDTYLVTETGAQQITGFDRQPVLEPV, from the coding sequence ATGCTCTTCAATCGTCCCCGCGCCGAGCGCGTCATGGAGCGTGAAGGTCTCGACGCGCTCCTCCTGGCCGATCCGCGCACCTTTATCTACGCCACGGACTTCCCGGTGCCGTCGACCTTCTCGTTCCTCGACCGGCCTTTCCTAGCGCTGGTCTTCGGCGACCGCGACCACACCGCGGCGGTGGTCCCGAGCTGGGATTTCGAGGACATGAAGCGGCGCAGCTGGGTTCCCGAAATCCTGGGCTACACGGAATTCGCGACCGACATGGACGGCGACCTCTTGCCCTCCTGGAAAGCCGCGCTCGACCGGCTGCTGCCGGCGAGCGCGCGAGTTGGCTTCGAAGAGCGCTACCTGCCGGCCTGGATCCTCTCGGCGATCGGCGAATTGCGGCCGAACCTGCGGCTCGTGCCGGCGCAGGCGGCGATCCGGGACATTCGCTCGGTGAAGACGCCGGACGAAATCGCGCGCATCCGCGTCGCCACCACCGCGATGGAGGAGGCGGTCGGAGACATGTTTGCGGCCACCCGGGACGGCGTGACGGAGACGCGACTCGGCCGGGTCTACGCCGCGGGCGTCGCGGCGCGGGGCTGCGAGAACATCGCCAACTTCGTGCTGGGCTTCGGCCCGGGCGGGGCCGTCAGCCATGCCGTCCCGGGCGAACGGAAGCTTCGTGCCGGCGATGCGATCCGCTTCGATCTGGGCGCCCGCTATCAGGGATACCACGCCGACACGGCGGTCACGCGCATGTGGAAATCCATGTCCACAGAGCAGGAGAACCTCTACCTCGGATGCCTGGATAGCCAACGCGCTGCGGCGGAACTGCTGCGCGCCGGCCGCCCCGTGCGCGAGCTCTACGACGCCGCCATACGCGTGGCGCGCAAGCGCATCCCCACCTTCCGCATGGAGCATGTCGGCCACGGGCTCGGAGTGGAGCACCACGAAAGCCCTCCGCTGATCGGCGGCGGGGAAGCGGTTCTCGAAGCCGACATGGTCATCAACGTCGAGACGCTCTTCCTCGACCCGGAACACGGCGGTTTCGCGATCGAGGACACCTACCTCGTGACCGAGACCGGCGCCCAGCAAATCACGGGTTTCGACCGCCAGCCCGTGCTGGAGCCAGTATGA
- a CDS encoding GntR family transcriptional regulator: MDQALEVTSRMGTGELAQILRDRIVREIYVAGQRLREREVSEEFGASRAQVREAFSLLVERRLMVREANVGVTIARLGPHEIVELYELRGAVEGLAARLAAERAPAGAWESLCHDFGAPADRMIEEHDIDGYLELIDRAYRSIVSYAGNSVLQETMAQIYDRLAVLARRSILLPGRTVEGLRLHRELLAALAARDGEAAERIKRANLSGACETLLRFANYVR; encoded by the coding sequence ATGGATCAGGCACTCGAAGTCACGTCGCGGATGGGCACCGGGGAACTCGCGCAGATCCTTCGCGACCGGATCGTGAGGGAAATCTATGTGGCCGGGCAGCGGCTGCGTGAGCGGGAGGTTTCCGAGGAGTTCGGCGCGTCGCGGGCGCAGGTGAGGGAGGCGTTCTCGCTGCTGGTCGAACGCCGCTTGATGGTGCGGGAGGCGAATGTCGGGGTGACGATAGCCCGGCTCGGCCCGCACGAGATCGTCGAACTCTACGAGTTGCGCGGCGCGGTCGAGGGGCTTGCGGCCCGCCTCGCTGCCGAGCGCGCGCCCGCGGGGGCCTGGGAAAGCCTGTGCCATGATTTCGGCGCGCCCGCCGACCGCATGATCGAGGAGCACGACATCGATGGCTATCTCGAACTGATCGACCGCGCCTATCGCTCGATCGTTTCTTACGCCGGCAATTCGGTCCTCCAGGAAACCATGGCGCAGATCTACGATCGCCTGGCGGTCCTGGCGCGTCGCTCGATCCTGTTGCCGGGCCGCACGGTGGAGGGGCTGCGGCTGCACCGCGAACTCCTCGCCGCCCTGGCGGCGAGGGACGGGGAGGCCGCCGAACGGATCAAGCGGGCCAATCTGAGCGGTGCCTGCGAGACGCTCCTGCGCTTCGCCAACTATGTCCGGTGA